A window of Sulfurimonas gotlandica GD1 contains these coding sequences:
- a CDS encoding lipid A biosynthesis lauroyl acyltransferase — MIGFYAFLILEKFLMLLPKKVRRAFFISLGFLAYKLSKRYNKVIRQNLQFIYGDNVDEAFVQKIAKNSFRQLLLNFLHTMEIRYYSIEELSKKITFENDEVLKKVQEQNRPIVFVTSHYGSWELAGAMLSALREPIMIVYKRMKNKYFEDYLLSSRSKSRMQYVERNGATRGILKQLRSGGAIAILIDANVNKKEAITVDFLGKPTSQIKTTAYFARKFNAALIPALIHANDDETYTIKFYDEIIPPKTDNEEEDIRVSTQMQTDWLSAEILKAPQPWFWLHRRFKDDYPEVYKK, encoded by the coding sequence ATGATCGGTTTTTACGCTTTTTTAATTCTTGAAAAATTCTTAATGCTTCTACCTAAAAAAGTAAGAAGAGCATTTTTTATTAGCCTTGGTTTTTTAGCTTATAAACTTTCAAAAAGGTACAACAAAGTCATAAGACAAAACCTTCAATTTATCTATGGGGATAATGTTGATGAAGCGTTCGTTCAAAAGATTGCTAAAAATTCATTTAGACAACTGCTTTTAAATTTTCTTCATACAATGGAAATAAGATACTACTCCATCGAAGAGTTATCAAAAAAAATTACTTTTGAGAATGATGAAGTGCTAAAAAAAGTGCAAGAGCAAAATAGACCTATTGTCTTTGTAACTTCCCATTATGGTTCTTGGGAGCTAGCTGGAGCAATGCTAAGTGCCCTAAGAGAACCGATTATGATTGTATACAAAAGAATGAAAAATAAATATTTTGAAGATTATCTTTTAAGTTCTCGCTCAAAATCTCGCATGCAGTATGTAGAGAGAAATGGTGCGACAAGAGGTATACTAAAACAACTCCGCTCCGGTGGGGCAATAGCGATTTTAATAGATGCAAATGTAAATAAAAAAGAAGCCATCACTGTTGATTTTTTAGGTAAACCTACAAGCCAAATTAAAACAACTGCTTACTTTGCAAGAAAATTTAATGCTGCTTTGATTCCGGCACTTATACATGCTAACGATGATGAAACATATACTATAAAATTTTACGATGAGATTATACCGCCAAAAACAGATAACGAAGAAGAAGATATCAGAGTATCTACTCAGATGCAGACTGATTGGTTAAGTGCAGAGATTTTAAAAGCTCCCCAACCTTGGTTTTGGCTACATAGAAGATTTAAAGATGACTATCCAGAGGTTTACAAAAAATAA